One Planctomycetota bacterium genomic window, CCCGTACAGCGCCCCCGCCTGTCCGTCCGCGTAGGTCACGTTCTCGTAGCTGTCGAGGACCTGAACCTCGTACTGGCCCAGGAGAAAGACCCCGCTGTTGCCGCGCCCCTGGCTTTCCCCCTTGGGGGGGTTCGGCGTGGCCCACTCGATGTGCAGCTGGCAGTCGCCGAACTCCTCGCGCGTCCAGATGCCGCCCGACTTCGGCGTGATCTCCATGTATCCGTTCTCGACCTTCCAGGAGGGCGCCTCGCCCTTGGCATTCCTCCACTTGGAAAGGTCGGTGCCGTCGAAAAGAACGATCGCGTCGGACGGGGGTTTCCCGGGCGCGTCCCCCGGCGTCACGACCTTCGGGTGCGGGCGCTTCGAGTCGTGGACCCGCCACTTTCCGTCGGGCAGGAGAGGAGTGTCGTCGTACCCGGGGGACTTCTGCTGGGCGGCAAGCGCCGCGCCCGCCAGAATCGCCAGGGCCGCCAGCGCGGCCGCGCCTCCGATCGTCTTCATCGCCGGATCTCCTTCGTTTCGAGGGTCTACGCAAACGCCCATTCTAAGTACGCGGAAAGCCCCTTCCGTGACAAGATTTTGAGGCCCGCGGGGCCTCTCGACTTTCTGGTTTCCCCCCGCCCTTTCCCCTTATAATCTCACCCCCATGAACGCGTTCCTCGAAGAGCAGTTCTCGCTGGCCGGCGAGGTCGCCGTCGTCACGGGCGGAACCGGCGAGCTCTGCAGCGCCATGGCGCACGCCCTCGCGCATGCGGGCGCCCGGGTCGTCCTCGTCGGGCGCGACGCCGAAAAGGCCGCCCGCCGCCTCGAGGCCATCCGCAAGGACGGCGGCGAGGCCTCCTTCGCCGCCGCCGACGTCACCCGCAAGGACGAACTCGAGCGCGTCGCCGCCGACACGGTCGCGCGCCACGGCAAGATCACCATCGCCGTCAACGGCGCCGGCATGAACTCCGCCACCCCCTTCCTCGAGATCACCGACGAGGAAATGCAGCGGATCCTCGAGACCAACTACAAGTCCGTCGTCTTCGGCTGCCAGGTTTTCGGGCGGCGCATGATCGAACAGAAGCTCGGCGGAACGATCGTCAACATCACCTCGATGTCGGCCCTCCGGCCGCTCTCGCGCGTCTTCACCTACAGCGCCACCAAGGCCGCCGTCCTCAACCTGACGCTCAACCTCGCCCGCGAATGGGCGCCCCACGGGATCCGCGTCAACGCCCTTTCGCCGGGATTCTTCCCCGCCGAGCAGAACCGCCGGATCCTCCAGCCCGACCGCGTGGCCAAGATCCTGGCCCACACGCCCATGAACCGTTTCGGAGAGCCCGCCGAGCTCATGGGGCCGATCGTCTTTCTCTGCGCCCGGCGGGCCGGCAGTTTCGTCACCGGCTGCCACCTCACGGTGGACGGCGGCTTTTCCTGCATGGAATTCAACTGATCGCCTATGAAGATCCGCGACGCTCAGGACGCCCAGCTGGACGTGGTCTCCCTCGGCGAATGCATGATCCGCCTTTCGCCGCGCGGCCATCAGCGGATCGAGTTCGCCTCCGAGTTCGAAGCCTGGGTGGGCGGCGGCGAATACAACGTGGCCTACGCGGCCGCGCGCCTGGGCCTGCGGGCCGGCTGGGTCTCGCGCCTTCCGGACAACCCCGTCGCCTGGATGATCCGCAACCACGCCCGCGGCGGGGGACTGGACCTTTCCCACGTCGTCTGGGTGCCCTACGACGGCGTGGGGCGGCAGGACCGCGTGGGCCTGAACTTCACGGAGGTGGGCACCGGGGTCCGCGGAAGCGTCACGCTCTACGATCGGGGACATTCGGCGGCCGCCCGCCTGAAGCCGGGAGAGGTGGACTGGAAAAAGCTCTTCGCCCGCGGCGTGCGGTGGTTCCACACCGGAGGGATCTTCTCCGCCCTCTCCCCCTCCTGCGCGGAAGTCGCCCTCGAGGCCCTCCGGGCCGCGCACGAGGCCGGCGCCGTCACGAGCTACGACCTCAACTTCCGCTCCAAGCTCTGGAGCGCCCGGGAAGCCCGCGCCGCCACCGAGAAGCTCATGCCCTACATCCGCGTCCTCATCGGCAACGAGGAGGACTTCATCAAGGTGCTGGGCATGAAGGTCGAAGGCGTCGGCGAAGATTTCAAGGGGCTCGAGGTCGAAAGCTACCAGCGCATGGTCGGCGAAGTCGTCCGGACCTATCCGCAGCTCGCGGCGGTCGGCACCACCCTGCGCGAAGTCGTCAGCGGCCTCGTCAACCATTGGAGCGCGATCCTCTGGTACGAGGGGAAGTTCTACGTCAGCCGCCGGTACGAAAACCTGGAAATCGAAGACCGCGTGGGCGGCGGAGACGGTTTCGCCGGCGGCGTGATCTAC contains:
- a CDS encoding DUF1080 domain-containing protein gives rise to the protein MKTIGGAAALAALAILAGAALAAQQKSPGYDDTPLLPDGKWRVHDSKRPHPKVVTPGDAPGKPPSDAIVLFDGTDLSKWRNAKGEAPSWKVENGYMEITPKSGGIWTREEFGDCQLHIEWATPNPPKGESQGRGNSGVFLLGQYEVQVLDSYENVTYADGQAGALYG
- a CDS encoding sugar kinase, yielding MKIRDAQDAQLDVVSLGECMIRLSPRGHQRIEFASEFEAWVGGGEYNVAYAAARLGLRAGWVSRLPDNPVAWMIRNHARGGGLDLSHVVWVPYDGVGRQDRVGLNFTEVGTGVRGSVTLYDRGHSAAARLKPGEVDWKKLFARGVRWFHTGGIFSALSPSCAEVALEALRAAHEAGAVTSYDLNFRSKLWSAREARAATEKLMPYIRVLIGNEEDFIKVLGMKVEGVGEDFKGLEVESYQRMVGEVVRTYPQLAAVGTTLREVVSGLVNHWSAILWYEGKFYVSRRYENLEIEDRVGGGDGFAGGVIYALLTGRGPQEAVEWGAAHGALAQSTRGDTSMVTREEVEHVVRGGSARIKR
- a CDS encoding SDR family oxidoreductase yields the protein MNAFLEEQFSLAGEVAVVTGGTGELCSAMAHALAHAGARVVLVGRDAEKAARRLEAIRKDGGEASFAAADVTRKDELERVAADTVARHGKITIAVNGAGMNSATPFLEITDEEMQRILETNYKSVVFGCQVFGRRMIEQKLGGTIVNITSMSALRPLSRVFTYSATKAAVLNLTLNLAREWAPHGIRVNALSPGFFPAEQNRRILQPDRVAKILAHTPMNRFGEPAELMGPIVFLCARRAGSFVTGCHLTVDGGFSCMEFN